The proteins below are encoded in one region of Juglans microcarpa x Juglans regia isolate MS1-56 chromosome 4D, Jm3101_v1.0, whole genome shotgun sequence:
- the LOC121260722 gene encoding probable inactive leucine-rich repeat receptor kinase XIAO → MGFPKFSVSSVFLIIVVMGLSSGAESKTYWEDIEVLKELKNGLEPGSVGPGSCVSSWDFTVDPCDNLFSDRFTCGFRCDLVVSGTSRVTEIGLDQAGYTGSLSSTSWNLHYLESLDLSNNFFSGPISSSLANLTRLRRLGLSRNSLSGEIPTSIGSLSELEELYLDNNNLQGTIPASMNNLVNLKRLELQSNKLAGVFPELGSLKNLSFLDASDNAISGKIPGTFPASLIQISMRDNVLEGTMAPDSFRNLDYLQVLDLSHNRLSGSVPALLFDALPSLQQLALSFNHFSSIQVPASMATQSELIAIDLSNNELHGFLPSFMSLMPRLSALSLENNKLTGMIPTMYAFKAVVPGPGISPFERLLLGGNYLFGAIPDPLMGLKPGSVNMRLVDNCLIRCPAIFFFCQGGDQKSLAECKSFSPLIP, encoded by the coding sequence atgggttttcccAAATTCTCTGTATCTTCCGTGTTTCTGATAATTGTGGTTATGGGTCTGTCTTCTGGTGCAGAATCAAAGACGTATTGGGAGGACATTGAGGTTTTGAAGGAGCTGAAGAACGGGCTCGAGCCTGGCTCAGTGGGTCCAGGCTCATGCGTGAGCTCTTGGGACTTCACCGTTGATCCCTGCGATAACCTCTTCAGCGACCGCTTCACCTGCGGCTTCAGGTGCGACCTCGTCGTCTCTGGAACGAGCCGAGTCACGGAGATCGGTCTTGACCAGGCGGGTTACACCGGTTCTCTCTCGTCTACTTCTTGGAATCTCCATTACTTGGAATCCCTTGACCTCTCCAACAACTTCTTCTCCGGTCCGATTTCTAGCTCGCTCGCTAACCTGACTAGGCTGCGCCGCTTGGGTCTGTCGAGGAACTCTCTCTCCGGCGAGATACCCACCTCGATTGGCTCACTCTCTGAGCTCGAGGAGCTTTATCTCGATAACAACAATCTCCAGGGAACAATCCCGGCGAGTATGAACAACTTGGTGAACTTGAAACGGCTCGAGCTTCAATCGAACAAGCTCGCCGGAGTGTTTCCCGAGTTGGGTTCTTTGAAAAACCTTTCCTTCTTGGACGCCAGCGACAATGCCATCTCCGGCAAAATCCCGGGGACGTTTCCGGCTTCTTTGATTCAAATATCGATGAGAGACAACGTCTTAGAAGGAACAATGGCCCCTGACAGTTTCAGAAACTTGGACTATCTGCAAGTACTCGATCTGAGTCACAACCGTCTCAGTGGCTCCGTCCCAGCGCTTCTTTTCGACGCCCTTCCATCTCTGCAGCAACTTGCGCTCTCATTCAACCACTTCTCCTCTATACAAGTCCCAGCGTCCATGGCCACCCAGAGCGAGCTCATAGCCATTGATCTCAGCAACAACGAGCTCCACGGCTTTCTACCCTCGTTCATGTCGTTGATGCCAAGGCTCTCTGCTTTGTCCCTCGAGAACAACAAGCTCACAGGCATGATACCAACCATGTACGCCTTCAAAGCCGTCGTGCCCGGACCCGGAATCTCACCTTTCGAGAGGCTCTTGCTCGGCGGGAATTACTTGTTCGGAGCCATACCGGACCCTCTAATGGGTCTCAAACCGGGTTCTGTAAACATGAGGCTGGTGGACAACTGTCTGATAAGGTGTCCggccattttctttttctgtcaGGGTGGTGACCAGAAATCTTTGGCCGAGTGTAAGAGCTTCAGCCCTTTAATTCCTTGA